Proteins from a single region of Antricoccus suffuscus:
- the hutU gene encoding urocanate hydratase, whose amino-acid sequence MDGARPVRSPRGTTITARSWQTEAPMRMLMNNLDPENAERPDDLVVYGGTGRAARDWRSFDALVRTLTTLREDETMLVQSGRPVGVMRTHEWAPRVLIANSNLVPDWATWPEFRRLESLGLTMYGQMTAGSWIYIGTQGILQGTYETFAAIAAKKFNSTLAGTLTLTAGCGGMGGAQPLAVTMNDGVCLVVDVDRTRLQRRVDKRYLDEIADSLDDAVDRCLAAKNKKRALSVGVVGNAALVYPELLRRGVPIDIVTDQTSAHDPLSYLPEDIDFRDWHDYADKKPDEFTDRAQASMAHHVEAMVGFQDAGAEVFDYGNSIRDEARKGGYDKAFSFPGFVPAYIRPLFCEGKGPFRWAALSGDPKDIAATDKAILELFPENEHLSRWIKAAGERVDFQGLPARICWLGYGERDKAGLKFNELVADGTITAPIAIGRDHLDCGSVASPYRETESMIDGSDAIADWPLLNAMVNTASGATWVSIHHGGGVGIGRSIHAGQVSVADGTELAAAKLERVLTNDPGTGVIRHVDAGYDLAVDTARERDVRIPMREA is encoded by the coding sequence ATGGACGGCGCCCGCCCAGTCAGATCACCTCGAGGTACGACGATCACCGCACGGTCCTGGCAGACCGAGGCACCGATGCGGATGCTGATGAACAACCTCGACCCGGAGAACGCCGAACGCCCAGACGACCTTGTCGTGTACGGCGGCACCGGGCGCGCGGCTCGCGACTGGCGCAGCTTCGATGCGCTGGTCCGCACCCTGACCACGCTGCGCGAGGACGAGACAATGCTCGTGCAGAGCGGCCGCCCGGTCGGAGTCATGCGTACGCACGAATGGGCGCCGCGGGTGCTCATCGCCAACTCCAACCTAGTGCCGGACTGGGCGACCTGGCCGGAGTTCCGCCGCCTGGAGTCACTGGGCCTGACGATGTATGGGCAGATGACGGCCGGGTCGTGGATCTATATCGGCACCCAGGGCATCTTGCAAGGCACGTACGAGACGTTTGCCGCTATAGCTGCAAAGAAGTTCAATAGCACCCTCGCGGGCACACTGACCCTGACCGCTGGTTGCGGCGGAATGGGTGGCGCGCAGCCGCTCGCGGTCACGATGAACGACGGAGTCTGCCTGGTTGTGGACGTGGACCGGACCAGGCTGCAGCGCCGCGTGGACAAGCGGTATCTCGACGAGATCGCCGACTCCCTAGACGATGCGGTGGACCGATGCCTTGCCGCAAAAAACAAGAAGCGGGCGCTGTCGGTCGGTGTGGTCGGCAACGCGGCACTCGTCTACCCCGAGTTGCTGCGACGCGGCGTACCCATCGACATCGTCACCGACCAGACTTCCGCCCACGATCCACTGTCCTACCTGCCCGAAGACATCGACTTCAGGGACTGGCACGACTACGCCGACAAAAAGCCCGATGAGTTCACCGATCGCGCCCAGGCCTCGATGGCGCACCATGTCGAAGCGATGGTCGGCTTCCAGGACGCCGGCGCCGAGGTCTTCGACTACGGCAACTCGATCCGCGACGAAGCCCGAAAAGGCGGTTATGACAAGGCTTTCTCGTTCCCCGGGTTCGTTCCGGCGTACATCAGGCCGCTGTTCTGCGAAGGGAAGGGCCCCTTCCGGTGGGCCGCCCTGTCCGGCGACCCCAAGGACATCGCCGCCACCGACAAGGCGATTCTCGAGCTGTTCCCCGAGAATGAGCATTTGAGCCGTTGGATCAAGGCGGCCGGCGAGCGCGTCGACTTCCAGGGGCTGCCGGCCCGCATCTGCTGGCTCGGATACGGCGAACGCGACAAAGCCGGTCTGAAGTTCAACGAGCTGGTCGCGGACGGCACCATCACCGCCCCGATCGCGATCGGCCGTGACCATCTCGACTGCGGCTCGGTCGCTTCGCCGTACCGCGAGACCGAGTCGATGATCGACGGCTCGGACGCGATCGCCGACTGGCCACTGCTCAACGCCATGGTTAACACGGCCTCCGGCGCCACCTGGGTGTCAATTCATCACGGGGGCGGAGTCGGCATCGGCCGGTCGATCCACGCCGGCCAGGTTTCCGTCGCGGACGGCACCGAGCTCGCCGCCGCCAAACTAGAGCGGGTCCTGACCAACGACCCGGGAACCGGCGTCATCCGGCACGTCGACGCCGGCTACGACCTCGCCGTCGACACCGCCCGCGAACGCGACGTGCGTATCCCAATGCGAGAGGCCTAG
- the hutH gene encoding histidine ammonia-lyase gives MNISTSASVVTIDVGPLSIDQVVAVARDGAKVSLSDASVEAIERSRGIIESLANDTEPHYGVSTGFGALATKFIPADRRRQLQLGLIRSHAAGSGALVETEVVRALMLLRLSTLATGRTGVRRETAQMYADMLNAHITPAVYEYGSLGCSGDLAPLAHCALAALGEGEVVDEHGVRRPSAEALAEAGVQPITLQEKEGLALINGTDGMLGMLCLALKDLDRLVTTADISAAMSVEGQLGTDAVFAADLQALRPQVGQALSASNLRALLDGSAIMQSHREPGACTRVQDAYSLRCSPQVHGAVRDTMSHARNVAGAELASAVDNPVVTLDGRVESNGNFHGAPIGYVLDFLAIAIADLASISERRTDRFLDTARSHGLNPFLADDPGVDSGLMIAQYTQASIVSELKRLAVPASVDSIPSSAMQEDHVSMGWNAARKLRRAIDGLQRVLSIELMTAARALDLRTPLTPAGATAAVVQGLREAGVQGPGPDRFLGADIERAVQYVASGAANQAAAAITPLN, from the coding sequence ATGAACATCTCGACCTCCGCCTCCGTCGTCACGATCGACGTCGGCCCACTCTCCATCGACCAAGTTGTGGCAGTTGCCCGCGATGGCGCAAAAGTGTCGCTGTCCGACGCCTCCGTCGAGGCGATCGAGCGCAGCCGCGGGATCATTGAGTCGCTCGCTAACGACACCGAGCCGCATTACGGCGTCTCGACCGGGTTTGGCGCCCTGGCGACTAAGTTCATCCCAGCTGATCGCCGACGCCAGCTTCAGCTTGGTCTGATCCGATCGCACGCGGCGGGGTCCGGTGCACTCGTCGAGACCGAGGTCGTGCGCGCACTCATGTTGCTGCGCCTCTCTACGCTCGCGACCGGGCGCACCGGCGTACGCCGCGAGACGGCGCAGATGTACGCCGACATGCTCAACGCACACATCACGCCAGCGGTCTATGAATACGGATCACTCGGCTGCTCCGGTGACCTGGCGCCGCTGGCGCACTGCGCCTTGGCCGCACTTGGCGAGGGTGAAGTCGTCGACGAGCACGGTGTACGCCGCCCCTCCGCGGAAGCGCTGGCGGAAGCGGGCGTGCAGCCAATCACCCTGCAAGAGAAGGAAGGCCTGGCGTTGATCAACGGCACGGACGGCATGCTCGGGATGCTGTGCTTGGCGCTCAAGGACCTGGACCGGCTTGTCACCACCGCCGACATCAGTGCCGCGATGAGCGTCGAGGGCCAGCTCGGCACCGATGCGGTGTTCGCCGCCGACCTGCAGGCTCTGCGCCCCCAGGTCGGACAAGCGCTCAGCGCGAGCAACTTACGCGCCCTACTCGACGGATCGGCGATCATGCAGAGCCATCGCGAACCCGGCGCGTGCACCCGCGTGCAGGATGCATACTCGCTGCGCTGCTCACCACAAGTCCATGGGGCTGTGCGCGACACGATGTCGCACGCGCGCAACGTCGCTGGCGCCGAGCTCGCATCCGCCGTCGATAATCCCGTGGTCACCCTGGATGGCCGAGTCGAGTCCAACGGTAACTTCCACGGCGCCCCGATCGGCTATGTGCTCGACTTCTTGGCGATCGCGATCGCTGATCTGGCCAGCATCAGCGAACGGCGTACCGACCGGTTCCTGGACACCGCTCGCAGTCACGGTCTCAACCCGTTCCTCGCCGACGATCCTGGAGTCGACTCCGGGCTCATGATCGCGCAGTACACGCAAGCCTCGATCGTCTCCGAACTCAAGCGACTCGCCGTGCCGGCCAGCGTCGACTCGATTCCCAGCAGCGCCATGCAAGAGGACCACGTCTCGATGGGATGGAACGCCGCCCGCAAGCTGCGCCGCGCGATCGACGGCCTGCAGCGAGTGCTGTCCATCGAACTGATGACCGCGGCCCGGGCTCTCGACCTACGCACACCACTCACCCCTGCCGGGGCCACCGCCGCCGTCGTACAAGGCCTGCGCGAAGCCGGCGTGCAAGGTCCCGGACCCGACCGTTTCCTCGGCGCCGACATCGAGCGCGCCGTGCAGTACGTCGCATCCGGCGCCGCAAACCAGGCAGCCGCCGCGATCACCCCACTCAACTAA
- a CDS encoding MarR family winged helix-turn-helix transcriptional regulator: MAAELTRGELDAYFALVTAGDLVQRAVSAQFSEHGLTPLQFAVLARLLDAPDGLRMSDLADTLVVSRSGLTYQVTQLEKAGFVARKSSPSDSRGVVARLTSSGRDRVLETFPGHVELVRKKFLDLLSPKEITTIRTTLEKVVAGLR, encoded by the coding sequence ATGGCGGCTGAACTGACTAGAGGCGAGCTAGATGCGTACTTCGCGCTCGTCACAGCCGGCGACCTCGTACAACGCGCGGTGTCGGCCCAGTTCTCCGAGCACGGGTTGACCCCTTTGCAGTTCGCTGTCCTCGCCCGACTCCTCGATGCACCCGACGGGCTGCGAATGAGCGATCTCGCAGACACGCTCGTCGTGTCGCGAAGCGGTCTGACCTACCAGGTAACCCAGCTCGAGAAGGCCGGCTTCGTCGCGCGGAAATCATCGCCGTCCGACAGCCGCGGTGTCGTCGCGCGACTAACCTCGAGTGGTCGGGACCGAGTGCTCGAGACATTTCCCGGACACGTTGAGCTCGTACGCAAAAAGTTCCTCGACCTCCTCAGCCCGAAAGAGATCACCACCATTCGCACGACCCTCGAAAAGGTCGTCGCGGGCCTGCGCTGA
- a CDS encoding NADPH-dependent F420 reductase — protein MRIAVLGTGHMATTLASGFISAGHTAIFGSRDPQAHPELAAPVMATAAAMRDADLVVNALQASFSLEALTPLADDLAGKVLLDIGNAVSPAFELLYPNESLGELLQAALPATKVVKSLNTLPGTLAVAPHSISEATSVFLSGDDIEAKELVSALLADLGWGPAAQVDLGGIASARGAEHYFVLFAAMMQSFRGAPFNIRVVR, from the coding sequence ATGCGCATTGCAGTCCTCGGAACCGGCCACATGGCCACTACTCTTGCCAGCGGGTTCATCAGCGCGGGCCACACCGCTATTTTCGGGTCGCGCGACCCACAGGCACACCCGGAACTCGCCGCGCCGGTCATGGCAACCGCCGCGGCGATGCGCGATGCCGACCTGGTGGTGAATGCGCTCCAGGCATCGTTCTCGCTGGAGGCCCTGACGCCGCTCGCCGACGATCTCGCGGGCAAGGTGTTGCTCGACATCGGCAACGCAGTCTCGCCGGCCTTCGAGCTGCTCTACCCGAACGAGAGCCTCGGCGAACTGCTGCAGGCGGCCCTGCCGGCCACGAAGGTCGTCAAATCGCTCAACACGCTGCCGGGGACCCTGGCAGTCGCGCCGCATTCAATCTCGGAGGCGACGTCGGTGTTCCTTTCCGGCGATGACATCGAGGCCAAGGAGCTCGTCAGCGCTCTGCTCGCCGACCTCGGTTGGGGACCCGCCGCGCAGGTCGACCTGGGCGGCATCGCATCTGCCCGCGGCGCCGAACACTACTTTGTGCTCTTCGCCGCCATGATGCAGTCGTTCCGCGGAGCTCCATTCAACATTCGCGTCGTCCGCTGA
- a CDS encoding FAD-binding oxidoreductase, with the protein MIIFPPGSPEYESATTPHNAIASQHPAVVARPTSTAEVAEVVAYAAARGLGILPQATGHGAGGEIGDDVLILDTSGLVELTIDPKARTASAGPGLTWGEINPRVEKFGLLGLLGSSPSVAIGGYTFGGGFGWLTRPHGAASAALRSVEYVDGTGRVRLASDDAVDAVDRDAVWAFRGGGGVGIATRLDFDLKPAPDLYAGYFLWPIDDLEAVTTAWAAAQALVGEAVGTSISVLHTPPGPPFPDDLQGVPVVHLAVASSHGEDEARPLLNAVREAAAPVVDTWGPADAAKLATIHLDPPAAVPALGDARWLSSETPDNAVGILAVASASHSPLALIEIRSFANNAATRDGAATITSGPFALHAVGALGDSSDRPVIEAAFKKLRAAAAPVDLGRSIGSWVEGASSVPDALAPEVRERVVRIADAVDPEGRIRRSRYLL; encoded by the coding sequence GTGATCATCTTCCCCCCGGGTTCGCCCGAATACGAGTCGGCGACGACTCCGCACAATGCCATCGCGTCGCAGCATCCCGCCGTCGTGGCGCGCCCCACGTCGACGGCCGAGGTCGCCGAGGTCGTCGCGTACGCGGCGGCTCGGGGCCTCGGCATCCTTCCCCAAGCGACCGGTCACGGCGCCGGCGGCGAGATCGGGGACGACGTTCTGATCCTCGACACCTCCGGTCTCGTCGAACTGACGATTGATCCCAAGGCGCGGACGGCCTCGGCCGGACCCGGTTTGACTTGGGGCGAGATCAATCCCCGGGTCGAGAAGTTCGGTCTCCTAGGCCTATTGGGCTCGTCGCCGTCCGTCGCAATCGGCGGTTACACATTCGGCGGCGGTTTCGGTTGGCTGACCCGACCTCACGGTGCTGCAAGCGCGGCGCTGCGCTCGGTCGAGTACGTCGACGGCACCGGACGGGTGCGGCTCGCCTCAGATGACGCCGTCGACGCCGTCGACCGGGACGCCGTCTGGGCCTTCCGCGGCGGCGGTGGAGTCGGGATCGCCACCCGGCTCGACTTCGATCTGAAACCGGCCCCTGATCTCTATGCCGGCTACTTCTTATGGCCGATCGATGACCTCGAAGCAGTGACGACCGCCTGGGCCGCAGCCCAGGCGCTCGTCGGTGAGGCGGTCGGCACGAGCATCTCCGTTTTACACACCCCGCCCGGCCCGCCGTTCCCGGACGACCTCCAGGGTGTCCCCGTGGTGCACTTGGCCGTCGCCTCCTCCCATGGAGAAGACGAAGCGCGACCTCTTCTCAACGCCGTTCGAGAGGCCGCTGCTCCCGTCGTCGACACGTGGGGGCCGGCGGATGCCGCGAAGCTGGCAACGATCCACCTCGACCCGCCGGCAGCCGTCCCCGCCCTGGGCGACGCGCGGTGGCTGTCGTCGGAAACCCCCGACAACGCAGTCGGGATCCTGGCGGTCGCAAGTGCTTCGCACTCACCGCTTGCGCTCATCGAGATACGCAGCTTTGCAAACAACGCTGCCACCCGCGACGGCGCCGCGACGATCACCTCGGGGCCGTTCGCACTGCACGCCGTAGGTGCCCTCGGCGACTCTTCGGACCGTCCCGTCATCGAAGCGGCGTTCAAGAAACTGCGTGCTGCCGCGGCCCCCGTCGATCTCGGACGGAGCATCGGGTCGTGGGTCGAGGGAGCATCCTCGGTGCCCGATGCGCTGGCTCCCGAAGTGCGCGAGCGGGTAGTGAGAATCGCGGATGCAGTGGATCCCGAAGGCAGGATCCGGCGCTCCCGCTACTTGCTTTGA
- a CDS encoding IclR family transcriptional regulator, with product MSPQVPAVSRAAAILRFLSSSAVPVSATRIAEAVGAPRSSTYHLLSALQAEGFVMHLPDERRYLLGLGAAELGSTYSQQASLSLQGHPLMARLVRKVRYPVHLGLLHGREVLYIVEQRPPHSQPLVTEPQVQLPAHVTASGRSMLALLPPSQVTALFSAPAAFVGRTGEGPKSLPALRRLLSDERAQGFSFEREEVTLGMSSIAVACLDRHGRPAASVAMTFPASRREFPDGALEALRRTAYQLSIRIGFPGA from the coding sequence ATGAGTCCGCAAGTGCCCGCTGTGTCACGAGCCGCGGCGATCCTTCGGTTTCTGTCCTCGTCGGCCGTGCCGGTCTCCGCGACCCGCATCGCTGAGGCGGTCGGTGCGCCGCGATCCTCGACGTACCACCTGTTGTCGGCGCTGCAGGCCGAAGGATTCGTGATGCACCTGCCCGACGAGCGGCGCTACCTGCTGGGACTGGGGGCAGCCGAGCTCGGGTCGACGTACTCGCAGCAGGCATCGCTGTCTCTTCAGGGGCACCCGTTGATGGCTCGGCTCGTGCGCAAGGTGCGGTATCCGGTGCATCTCGGGTTGCTGCACGGGCGTGAGGTCCTCTACATCGTGGAGCAGCGTCCGCCGCACAGCCAGCCGCTGGTCACCGAGCCGCAGGTCCAGCTGCCCGCGCACGTCACCGCGTCCGGTCGATCGATGCTCGCATTGCTGCCGCCGTCACAGGTCACCGCGCTCTTTAGCGCGCCGGCCGCGTTTGTCGGCCGGACAGGTGAGGGCCCCAAGTCGCTGCCCGCTCTGCGCCGGCTGCTCTCCGACGAACGAGCGCAGGGCTTCTCCTTCGAGCGAGAGGAAGTGACGCTCGGGATGAGCTCGATCGCCGTCGCCTGCCTCGACCGGCACGGCCGGCCGGCGGCGTCGGTCGCCATGACTTTTCCGGCCTCGCGACGTGAGTTCCCCGACGGCGCGCTGGAGGCGCTACGCCGTACGGCGTACCAGCTGTCGATCCGGATTGGTTTTCCCGGCGCCTAA
- a CDS encoding Lrp/AsnC family transcriptional regulator, translated as MPNRHFGRDPLSDNGFVEYQDDVRTVEKSVEIAQELRDSAQNQDPVLAEEDFALIHALQVRPRATWTQLSEALGTSPVTLARRWARITSEGLAWVTAYPTWSAHGDSVIALVDVDCAGGRLDEVCTTLQADRRVMIIDQAASGRDLTLTVAATSFPELSRLLIDDLQTVPGIVSTRTYIAAQLYTDGSKWRLDALDRRQLRALSRVEWPPGSTREPQLLGAIPDSHMDLVYELSKNGRASAVELAHALGRPASTVRRQLTALLRARALTFRCEVAQLSTRWSIIASWWCRVPEERRIALVKALRTQPRVRLCASLTGPTNFVVTMWARSPDEIMRIQGWLEEQVPSIVIDDVSVILRCRKRMGWKLDPDGRATGEVVPVWPPAT; from the coding sequence GTGCCAAATCGGCATTTTGGCCGTGATCCGCTGTCGGACAACGGGTTCGTCGAGTATCAAGACGACGTGCGCACTGTCGAAAAATCTGTAGAAATCGCTCAAGAACTACGCGATTCTGCTCAAAATCAGGATCCGGTGCTTGCCGAGGAGGACTTTGCGCTCATCCACGCGCTACAGGTCCGGCCCCGCGCAACCTGGACGCAACTGTCCGAAGCTCTAGGTACGTCGCCGGTCACGCTCGCCCGTCGGTGGGCTCGCATCACCAGCGAAGGTCTCGCGTGGGTGACCGCCTATCCGACGTGGTCGGCGCACGGGGACTCGGTGATCGCCCTGGTCGACGTGGACTGCGCGGGCGGTCGCCTCGACGAGGTATGCACGACGCTGCAGGCCGACCGCCGGGTCATGATCATTGATCAGGCGGCCAGCGGCCGGGATCTGACTCTCACCGTCGCTGCCACCTCGTTCCCTGAGCTGTCCCGGCTGTTGATCGACGACCTGCAGACTGTCCCTGGGATCGTGTCCACTCGCACCTACATCGCCGCTCAGCTCTATACCGACGGCTCCAAATGGCGGCTCGACGCGCTGGACCGGCGCCAGCTGCGCGCACTCTCTAGGGTCGAATGGCCGCCGGGATCGACCCGCGAACCGCAACTGCTCGGCGCGATCCCAGACAGCCATATGGATCTCGTCTATGAGCTTTCTAAGAATGGCCGCGCAAGTGCCGTGGAGCTCGCCCACGCACTAGGACGCCCGGCGTCGACCGTACGACGCCAACTGACGGCTCTACTGCGAGCGCGCGCGCTCACCTTCCGCTGCGAAGTCGCCCAACTCAGCACCCGTTGGTCGATTATTGCCTCATGGTGGTGCCGGGTGCCCGAGGAACGGCGTATCGCGCTCGTCAAAGCGCTGCGCACTCAGCCCAGGGTGCGACTATGCGCCTCGCTTACCGGCCCGACGAACTTCGTCGTCACGATGTGGGCGCGCTCCCCGGACGAGATCATGCGGATCCAAGGTTGGCTCGAGGAGCAGGTTCCGTCCATCGTGATCGACGACGTGTCCGTGATTTTGCGGTGCCGCAAGCGGATGGGGTGGAAGTTGGACCCGGACGGGCGGGCGACCGGGGAGGTCGTGCCGGTCTGGCCGCCGGCCACCTAA
- a CDS encoding M20 metallopeptidase family protein produces MNLKEDAQSLQEDLVQVRRSLHREPEIGLQLPRTQERVLKELQGLPLEVSVGKDTTSVTAVLRGGARSDANPTTVLLRGDMDALPVDELTGLDFAAENGAMHACGHDLHTTALIGGARLLSQHRDALKGDVVFMFQPGEEGHDGAGVMIAEGVLDAAGKRADFAYGLHVISNQSPQGVFASRPQTVMSAAHNLDVTVLGAGGHGSAPHGAKDPVPAAAEMITALQTMVTRVFNIFDPVVVTVGYLRAGSIRNVIPDTATFQATVRAFSNDASERLHEVIPPLIRGIAAAHGLDVDVRFEVQYPATINDVDEVAFSQQLIQALMGEERYAELPQPVSGSEDFSRVIAEVPGAFIFLGACMADADPHKAAMNHSPRAQFDDHVLADAAAVYAALAVARLDKASQ; encoded by the coding sequence GTGAATCTCAAGGAAGACGCTCAGTCGCTGCAAGAGGATCTCGTCCAGGTCCGTCGAAGCCTGCACCGAGAACCGGAGATCGGGCTCCAGTTGCCGCGCACTCAGGAGCGCGTACTTAAGGAACTGCAGGGGCTGCCATTGGAAGTCTCCGTCGGCAAGGACACAACCTCGGTCACTGCGGTTCTACGCGGCGGCGCTCGGTCGGACGCGAACCCGACGACGGTTCTGCTTCGCGGTGACATGGACGCGCTTCCAGTAGACGAGCTGACCGGCCTCGACTTCGCCGCCGAGAACGGCGCAATGCATGCGTGCGGCCACGACCTGCACACCACCGCGCTCATCGGCGGTGCGCGGCTGCTCAGCCAGCACCGAGATGCGCTGAAGGGCGATGTGGTCTTCATGTTCCAGCCCGGTGAGGAAGGCCATGACGGTGCCGGCGTCATGATCGCTGAGGGTGTGCTGGATGCGGCCGGGAAGCGGGCCGACTTCGCATATGGGTTGCACGTGATCTCCAACCAGTCACCGCAAGGCGTGTTTGCCAGCCGCCCACAGACGGTGATGTCCGCCGCGCACAACCTGGACGTGACGGTCCTGGGCGCCGGTGGTCACGGCTCTGCACCGCATGGGGCTAAGGACCCGGTGCCAGCGGCGGCCGAGATGATTACGGCACTGCAGACAATGGTGACGCGGGTCTTCAACATCTTCGACCCCGTCGTCGTAACCGTCGGTTACCTGCGTGCCGGGTCGATCCGCAACGTTATCCCCGATACCGCGACCTTCCAGGCGACCGTGCGGGCGTTCTCGAACGACGCGTCGGAGAGGCTGCACGAAGTGATCCCGCCGCTCATCCGGGGTATCGCGGCGGCGCACGGGCTCGACGTCGACGTGCGATTCGAGGTGCAGTACCCGGCCACGATCAACGACGTAGATGAGGTCGCGTTCAGCCAGCAGCTGATTCAGGCGTTAATGGGGGAGGAGCGGTACGCCGAGCTGCCCCAGCCGGTCAGCGGCTCCGAGGACTTCTCCAGAGTCATCGCCGAGGTGCCGGGCGCGTTCATCTTCCTCGGCGCCTGCATGGCTGACGCAGATCCGCATAAAGCTGCGATGAACCACTCGCCACGTGCCCAGTTCGACGATCACGTCCTCGCCGACGCGGCGGCGGTCTACGCCGCGCTGGCCGTTGCCCGGCTGGATAAGGCCAGCCAGTAG
- a CDS encoding ABC transporter substrate-binding protein, with the protein MTLRHQRFVAAGAGAVALAVALAGCSGGSGSSGSGGTAKSRTIYTEATTNPTSFDPATAHAGDDYVADSLLYDTVLHRDDDGSIIGGLATKWTADSASKYSFTIRKDATCADGTPITASVVANSLNYLGQNKTGDHVFAPLVFGVGAPTITADDQTSTVTIETAGPYANLLPGLTVAQSAIVCPAGLADTEGLKAGTVKGAFSGPYTLGEAKPGVSYTYDLRKDYKSWPKYSKPLKGVPASKIVFGIATDQATTANKLLSGDLDIGNIGGETLNRFKGKDYNQVTTVIANVYVMFNERAGHYFADKPDARKAVAQAIDRSAFNKVFSAGVSPLFNSIVPKTYDCANTDKSLIEKYDKSAAAKVLTGANIKMVASTAFGDQGKGAEYIQQVLSDAGAKVDLKKTDNATWATETQKPGGDWDITIMGDINAAKLISSSLDRVMGPSIEQGGRNIGANNNPDGAAALKAALATTDKTQQCKDYQTAQKTMLERDDVVPLGGIVWNTTSQPDVVVKAPGGTLNYTTTRIVSN; encoded by the coding sequence ATGACGCTGAGACATCAACGTTTCGTTGCCGCCGGCGCCGGAGCCGTAGCGCTCGCCGTCGCGCTGGCCGGCTGCTCAGGCGGCTCCGGTAGCTCGGGCAGCGGCGGCACCGCGAAGTCCCGCACGATCTACACCGAGGCCACGACCAACCCGACGTCATTTGACCCGGCAACGGCGCACGCCGGTGATGACTACGTCGCCGACTCGCTGCTCTACGACACCGTGCTCCACCGGGACGACGACGGCTCGATCATCGGCGGCCTGGCGACCAAGTGGACGGCGGACTCGGCGTCCAAATACTCGTTCACCATCAGGAAGGACGCGACCTGTGCGGACGGTACGCCGATCACCGCGTCGGTGGTCGCCAACTCGCTGAACTACCTCGGCCAGAACAAGACCGGCGACCACGTCTTCGCGCCGCTGGTCTTCGGGGTCGGCGCGCCGACAATCACGGCTGACGACCAGACCTCTACGGTCACGATCGAGACGGCGGGGCCTTACGCGAACCTGCTGCCCGGCCTCACCGTCGCACAGTCTGCGATCGTCTGCCCGGCAGGCCTCGCCGATACCGAGGGGCTCAAGGCCGGCACGGTCAAGGGCGCCTTCTCCGGGCCCTACACGCTCGGCGAGGCGAAGCCGGGCGTGAGTTACACCTACGACCTGCGCAAGGACTACAAGTCGTGGCCCAAATACTCCAAGCCGCTCAAGGGCGTTCCTGCGTCGAAAATCGTCTTCGGCATCGCGACCGACCAGGCGACCACGGCCAACAAGCTGCTCAGCGGAGACCTCGACATCGGCAACATCGGTGGCGAGACGCTCAACCGGTTCAAGGGTAAGGACTACAACCAAGTCACGACCGTGATCGCGAACGTCTACGTGATGTTCAACGAGCGCGCCGGACACTATTTCGCCGACAAGCCCGATGCGCGGAAGGCCGTCGCGCAGGCGATCGACCGTTCGGCGTTCAACAAGGTCTTCTCGGCCGGCGTGAGCCCGCTGTTCAACTCGATCGTGCCAAAGACGTACGACTGCGCCAACACGGACAAGTCACTGATCGAGAAGTACGACAAGTCGGCGGCCGCCAAGGTCCTCACCGGCGCCAACATCAAGATGGTCGCCTCGACGGCCTTCGGAGACCAAGGTAAGGGCGCGGAGTACATCCAACAGGTGCTCAGCGACGCCGGCGCAAAGGTCGACCTGAAGAAGACCGACAACGCGACCTGGGCGACCGAGACGCAGAAGCCGGGCGGGGACTGGGATATCACGATCATGGGTGACATCAACGCCGCGAAACTGATCAGCTCGTCATTGGACCGCGTCATGGGCCCCTCGATCGAACAAGGCGGTCGCAATATCGGCGCTAATAACAATCCCGACGGTGCGGCGGCCCTGAAGGCGGCGCTCGCGACGACCGACAAGACCCAACAGTGCAAGGATTACCAGACCGCACAGAAGACCATGCTCGAGCGCGACGATGTCGTGCCACTGGGCGGGATCGTCTGGAACACGACCTCGCAGCCCGACGTGGTGGTGAAGGCGCCCGGTGGCACCTTGAACTACACCACGACGCGGATTGTCAGCAACTGA